Proteins from a single region of Catellicoccus marimammalium M35/04/3:
- the rbfA gene encoding 30S ribosome-binding factor RbfA → MANYRSYRVAQEIQREVNDILQRRVRDPRVQNITITDVAVTGDLQQATIYYSLLSDKASDHQKAEQGLQKATGLIRKELGRRLRIYKTPELTFKEDESVRYGNHIDDLIRKMREQEQR, encoded by the coding sequence ATGGCAAACTATCGTAGTTATCGTGTAGCACAAGAAATTCAACGAGAAGTGAATGATATTTTACAACGTCGTGTTCGTGATCCACGTGTACAGAACATTACCATTACAGATGTCGCTGTCACTGGAGATTTGCAACAAGCTACTATTTACTATAGCTTGTTAAGCGATAAAGCGAGTGATCATCAAAAAGCAGAACAGGGATTACAAAAAGCTACCGGTTTAATTCGTAAAGAATTAGGACGTCGTTTGCGTATTTACAAAACGCCAGAATTGACGTTTAAAGAAGATGAATCTGTTCGCTATGGAAATCATATTGATGATTTAATTCGTAAAATGAGAGAACAAGAACAGCGCTAA
- the truB gene encoding tRNA pseudouridine(55) synthase TruB, translating to MDGIIPLWKEKGMTSHDCVFKMRKILQTKKVGHGGTLDPSVEGVLPICVGRATKLVEKLHELPKTYMGEITLGIATETEDADGEVIAKKEVTTPLSTEEIDAAMASFVGTMIQIPPMYSAVKVKGKRLYEYARNHEEVERPQREVTIYEFKRASAPDYDEKTKTQRWRFVVTCSKGTYIRTLSVDLGEKLGFPAHMSQLVRLASGGFQAKDAVKLSEVEAAVEKNQLSHCLFSISEVMKDQPRRDLSQSEYHVVKNGGKVEKLPSEKEWHEIAFYYQDELVALYHDRGGKPTWFCDIMIQIGGK from the coding sequence ATGGATGGAATCATTCCTTTATGGAAAGAAAAAGGCATGACAAGTCATGACTGCGTATTTAAAATGCGTAAAATTTTACAAACCAAAAAAGTAGGACATGGAGGCACTTTAGATCCAAGTGTCGAAGGAGTATTACCGATTTGTGTCGGTCGAGCAACAAAATTAGTCGAAAAATTGCATGAATTACCAAAAACATATATGGGAGAAATTACATTAGGAATTGCGACAGAAACAGAAGATGCAGATGGTGAAGTGATTGCTAAAAAAGAAGTGACTACCCCTTTATCCACAGAAGAAATTGATGCGGCAATGGCTTCTTTTGTAGGAACAATGATTCAAATCCCACCGATGTATTCAGCAGTAAAAGTAAAGGGAAAACGTCTGTATGAATATGCTAGAAATCATGAAGAAGTAGAACGTCCACAGCGTGAAGTGACAATTTATGAATTCAAACGTGCAAGTGCTCCTGACTATGATGAAAAAACAAAAACACAACGTTGGCGTTTTGTTGTGACTTGTTCCAAAGGGACCTATATTCGTACGTTATCTGTGGATCTTGGAGAAAAATTAGGATTTCCTGCACATATGTCTCAATTGGTGCGTTTAGCCAGTGGTGGATTCCAAGCTAAAGATGCAGTGAAATTATCAGAAGTGGAAGCAGCAGTGGAAAAAAATCAGTTATCTCATTGCCTATTTTCAATTTCTGAAGTGATGAAAGACCAACCTCGTCGTGATTTATCTCAATCTGAATATCATGTGGTTAAAAATGGAGGGAAGGTAGAAAAATTACCTTCTGAAAAAGAATGGCATGAAATTGCATTTTACTACCAAGATGAGCTCGTGGCGTTGTATCATGATCGAGGAGGCAAACCAACTTGGTTTTGCGATATTATGATTCAGATTGGTGGAAAATAA
- the infB gene encoding translation initiation factor IF-2, translating into MTKKRVYELAKELNQPSKEVVAKAKELGLDIHNHMASLDAAAEQKIRAAYEKPKAEKPASQPKAEKSHAEGKDKQVKKKNQDRPSHQDKKKKDKGGKMNKNNNNNNQNNHKNNAKRDAFKNNKNQKGKRNHKKGAVAKQEPKAAPVRKQKELPEVLVYTDGMTIAEIAKKIHRDPAEIIKKLFMMGVMATQNQSLDKETIEILADEYGIKAEEKVQVDIADLDRFFDDEDRKEENLTTRPPVVTIMGHVDHGKTTLLDTLRNSKVATGEAGGITQHIGAYQVEIDGKKITFLDTPGHAAFTEMRARGAQVTDITILIVAADDGVMPQTIEAINHAKAAGVPIIVAVNKIDKPEANPDHVKQELMEYGLIPEEWGGDTIFVEISAKNNINIDELLEMILLVAEVEDYKADADRRAIGTVIEARLDKGKGPVATLLVQEGTMHVGDPIVVGNTFGRVRVMTNDIGRRVKVATPSTPVEITGLNDVPSAGDRFVIFEDEKSARAAGEERAKRALAQQRQQTAKVTLDNLFDTLKQGQMKEVNVIIKADVQGSVEALAASLNKIDVEGVRVNIVHSAVGAINESDVTLASASNAIIIGFNVRPTPQAKQQAEAEDVEIRLHRIIYNVIDEIETAMKGMLDPEFKEVITGQMVVRETFKVSKVGTIAGCYVLDGFIRRDSGVRVIRDGIVIYEGQLASLKRFKDDVKEVKQGFECGAMIENFNDIKVDDVIEGYIMEEIKRV; encoded by the coding sequence ATGACAAAAAAACGGGTTTATGAATTAGCCAAAGAGTTAAATCAGCCAAGTAAAGAAGTAGTTGCGAAAGCAAAAGAATTAGGCTTGGATATTCATAATCACATGGCTAGTTTAGATGCTGCAGCTGAACAAAAAATTCGTGCTGCCTACGAAAAACCAAAAGCAGAAAAACCAGCCTCACAACCAAAAGCAGAAAAAAGCCATGCTGAAGGCAAAGATAAACAGGTGAAGAAAAAGAATCAAGATCGACCTTCCCACCAAGATAAGAAGAAAAAAGACAAGGGTGGTAAAATGAACAAAAACAATAATAACAATAATCAAAATAATCATAAAAATAATGCTAAACGCGATGCATTTAAAAATAATAAAAACCAAAAGGGTAAACGTAACCACAAAAAAGGAGCTGTAGCCAAACAAGAACCAAAAGCAGCTCCAGTACGTAAACAAAAAGAATTACCAGAAGTATTGGTTTATACTGATGGTATGACTATTGCAGAAATTGCGAAAAAAATCCATCGTGACCCAGCAGAAATCATCAAAAAATTATTTATGATGGGTGTTATGGCGACACAAAACCAAAGCTTAGATAAAGAAACTATTGAAATTTTAGCAGATGAATACGGTATTAAAGCAGAAGAAAAAGTACAAGTAGATATCGCTGATTTAGATCGTTTCTTTGATGATGAAGATCGCAAAGAGGAAAACTTAACAACTCGCCCACCAGTAGTTACAATTATGGGACACGTTGACCACGGGAAAACAACATTACTAGATACATTACGTAATTCTAAAGTGGCAACAGGCGAAGCTGGAGGAATTACTCAACATATCGGTGCGTACCAAGTAGAAATTGATGGTAAGAAAATTACTTTCTTAGATACACCAGGACACGCTGCCTTCACAGAAATGCGTGCCCGTGGAGCTCAAGTAACGGATATTACAATCTTAATTGTTGCAGCAGACGATGGAGTAATGCCACAAACTATCGAAGCGATTAACCACGCCAAAGCTGCAGGAGTGCCAATTATTGTTGCGGTAAACAAAATTGATAAACCAGAAGCAAATCCAGACCATGTAAAACAAGAATTAATGGAATATGGTTTAATCCCAGAAGAATGGGGCGGAGATACAATCTTTGTAGAAATTTCTGCGAAAAACAACATCAATATTGATGAATTATTAGAAATGATCTTATTAGTTGCAGAAGTAGAAGATTATAAAGCAGATGCTGATCGTCGTGCGATTGGTACTGTTATTGAAGCTCGCTTAGATAAAGGAAAAGGTCCAGTTGCGACTTTATTAGTTCAAGAAGGAACAATGCACGTAGGAGATCCAATCGTAGTGGGAAATACTTTTGGTCGTGTTCGTGTTATGACAAATGATATTGGTCGTCGTGTAAAAGTTGCGACTCCATCTACACCAGTAGAAATTACTGGATTAAATGATGTCCCTTCTGCAGGAGATCGTTTCGTTATCTTTGAAGATGAAAAATCTGCTCGTGCTGCTGGGGAAGAACGTGCAAAACGTGCTTTAGCACAACAACGTCAACAAACTGCAAAAGTTACATTAGATAACTTATTTGATACTTTAAAACAAGGTCAAATGAAAGAAGTAAATGTAATTATCAAAGCAGACGTACAAGGTTCTGTCGAAGCATTAGCAGCGAGCTTGAATAAAATTGATGTTGAAGGCGTTCGTGTTAACATCGTTCACTCTGCTGTAGGTGCAATTAATGAAAGTGACGTAACGTTAGCATCTGCAAGTAATGCGATTATCATCGGATTTAACGTACGCCCTACACCACAAGCAAAACAACAAGCGGAAGCAGAAGATGTAGAAATTCGTCTACACCGCATCATTTACAATGTAATTGATGAAATTGAAACAGCGATGAAAGGAATGTTAGATCCAGAATTCAAAGAAGTGATTACAGGACAAATGGTTGTTCGTGAAACCTTCAAAGTATCTAAAGTGGGTACAATTGCTGGATGCTACGTTTTAGATGGCTTCATTCGTCGTGATTCAGGCGTTCGTGTTATTCGTGATGGTATTGTAATTTACGAAGGACAATTAGCAAGCTTGAAACGTTTCAAAGATGATGTGAAAGAAGTTAAACAAGGCTTTGAATGTGGAGCAATGATTGAAAACTTCAATGACATTAAAGTAGATGACGTAATTGAAGGATACATCATGGAAGAAATTAAACGTGTATAG
- the nusA gene encoding transcription termination factor NusA codes for MSKQLIQALDVLEEEKGISKEVLIDAIEAALISAYRRHFGQAQNVKVVFDPKKGECHIYAMKEIIPDDETVFDSQLEIHQSDIFEYAKNATERRKFMHYEVGDEFPVEITPDNFGRIAAQTAKQVILQRVREAEREIIYNEFSEYEKEILQGTVERQDSRYVYVNLGKIEAVLSQKEQMPNEVYKPHEKIKVYVSNVESTTRGPQVFVSRSHPNLVKRLFENEVPEIFDGSVEIMSIAREAGDRSKIAVRSKNENIDPVGTMVGPRGQRVQTVVNELHGENMDIIEYSDDKATYICNALNPAKVLEVVEDEINHKCIVIVPTDQLSLAIGKGGQNARLAARLTGQKIDIKSEDEWEAMKDDFFAAQEAAKEEKEAIEELGETATSIDDLLQNMEITSLEEE; via the coding sequence ATGAGTAAACAATTAATCCAAGCATTAGATGTACTTGAGGAAGAAAAAGGTATTTCAAAAGAAGTTTTGATTGATGCCATTGAAGCTGCATTAATCTCAGCATATCGCCGTCATTTTGGTCAAGCCCAAAATGTAAAAGTGGTTTTTGATCCTAAAAAAGGAGAATGCCACATTTATGCAATGAAAGAAATTATTCCAGATGATGAAACAGTCTTTGACTCTCAATTAGAAATTCATCAATCTGATATTTTTGAATATGCTAAAAATGCGACAGAACGTCGTAAATTTATGCATTATGAAGTAGGAGATGAATTCCCAGTAGAAATCACTCCAGATAACTTTGGACGTATCGCAGCCCAAACTGCAAAACAAGTGATTTTACAACGTGTACGTGAAGCAGAACGTGAAATCATTTATAACGAATTTAGTGAATATGAAAAAGAAATTTTACAAGGAACAGTAGAACGTCAAGATAGTCGTTACGTTTATGTAAACCTTGGTAAAATTGAAGCGGTATTATCACAAAAAGAACAAATGCCAAATGAAGTGTACAAACCTCATGAAAAAATTAAAGTATACGTTTCTAATGTAGAAAGTACAACTCGTGGACCACAAGTTTTTGTTAGCCGCAGTCATCCAAACTTAGTAAAACGTTTATTTGAAAATGAAGTACCAGAAATCTTTGATGGCTCTGTAGAAATCATGAGTATTGCTCGTGAAGCTGGAGATCGTTCTAAGATTGCGGTTCGTTCAAAAAATGAAAACATTGACCCAGTAGGAACAATGGTTGGACCTCGTGGACAACGTGTTCAAACGGTAGTGAATGAATTACACGGAGAAAATATGGATATCATCGAATATAGCGATGATAAAGCAACTTACATTTGCAACGCATTAAATCCAGCCAAAGTATTAGAAGTAGTAGAAGATGAAATTAATCATAAATGTATCGTCATCGTTCCAACTGACCAATTATCATTAGCGATTGGTAAAGGAGGACAAAATGCTCGTTTAGCTGCTCGTTTAACAGGTCAAAAGATTGATATCAAATCAGAAGATGAATGGGAAGCAATGAAAGATGACTTCTTTGCCGCTCAAGAAGCAGCGAAAGAAGAAAAAGAAGCCATCGAAGAATTAGGCGAAACAGCAACAAGTATTGATGATTTATTACAAAACATGGAAATCACATCTTTAGAAGAGGAATAA
- a CDS encoding YlxQ-related RNA-binding protein, giving the protein MDPKQKLLNLLGIAQRAAQLVTGESLTLEAIRKKRIALVFVASDASENTKKQFCDKAKYYQIPLFMPYTSLELSQAIGQKRSVIGIRDKGFAKKIKEYLAEIE; this is encoded by the coding sequence ATGGATCCTAAACAAAAATTATTAAATCTTCTAGGAATTGCGCAACGCGCAGCTCAGCTAGTTACTGGAGAAAGTTTAACCCTAGAAGCGATTCGTAAAAAAAGAATTGCTTTAGTTTTTGTAGCAAGTGATGCTAGTGAAAACACGAAAAAGCAATTTTGTGATAAAGCAAAATATTATCAAATTCCTTTGTTTATGCCTTATACTTCCTTGGAATTAAGCCAAGCAATTGGTCAAAAACGAAGTGTGATTGGTATTCGTGACAAAGGATTTGCTAAAAAAATTAAAGAGTATTTAGCAGAAATTGAATAA
- the rnpM gene encoding RNase P modulator RnpM: MKNKKIPMRKCVVSNELYPKKQLVRVVKNKEGELMIDASGKAAGRGAYVCLDVDIAKEAKKKHALDKALNTKVPEAFYQELIDYIEHIIIRKELFDHGS; encoded by the coding sequence ATGAAAAATAAAAAAATCCCAATGCGTAAATGTGTTGTCAGCAATGAGTTGTATCCTAAAAAACAACTTGTTCGTGTGGTAAAAAATAAGGAAGGCGAATTAATGATTGATGCTTCTGGTAAAGCAGCCGGTCGTGGTGCTTATGTTTGTCTTGATGTGGACATTGCTAAAGAAGCAAAGAAAAAACATGCCTTAGATAAAGCTTTGAATACGAAAGTGCCTGAAGCATTTTATCAAGAATTGATTGATTATATTGAACATATCATTATTCGTAAAGAGTTATTTGATCATGGATCCTAA
- the rimP gene encoding ribosome maturation factor RimP — MNNVVEAVNELVLPILEEKNFELVDTEFVKEGNDWFLRVYIDKPGGIDIDECVFVSERLSEQLDITDPIPQAYFLEVSSPGAERPLKKEQDWENALANHEYIHVSLYQKLEGEKQYQGFLEAMDEESITLKIRIKTREKEITIPRQMIAKARLAIQF, encoded by the coding sequence GTGAACAATGTTGTCGAAGCTGTAAACGAATTAGTGCTACCAATTTTAGAAGAGAAAAATTTCGAATTAGTAGATACTGAATTTGTAAAAGAAGGAAATGACTGGTTTTTACGTGTGTATATTGATAAACCAGGAGGAATTGACATTGACGAATGTGTCTTTGTAAGTGAGCGTTTGAGTGAACAATTAGATATTACGGATCCAATCCCTCAAGCGTACTTTTTAGAAGTTTCTTCACCAGGAGCAGAACGACCTTTGAAAAAAGAGCAAGATTGGGAAAATGCATTAGCCAATCATGAATATATCCATGTTTCTCTTTATCAAAAATTAGAAGGTGAAAAGCAATATCAAGGCTTTTTAGAAGCAATGGATGAAGAAAGTATTACATTAAAAATTCGTATTAAAACAAGAGAAAAAGAAATTACAATCCCACGTCAAATGATCGCAAAAGCACGTTTGGCGATTCAATTTTAG